In Mesoplasma florum L1, the DNA window TAATTTGTTCTAGATGGTTTAAATAAATATGAGCATCCCCAATTGTATGAACAAAGTATCTTGCTTTTAAGTTACATTCTTTTGCGATTAATTCCATTAGTAACGCATACGATGCTATATTAAATGGCACTCCTAAAAACACATCACCACTTCTTTGGTATAGTTGTAAATCTAATCAACCGTCTTTTGAAACATAAACTTGTCAAAAAGAATGACATGGTGGTAACAACATGTTATCAACTTCAGCTGGATTTCATGCTGAAACAATATGTCTTCTTGAAAATGGATTTTTCTTAATATCATTAATTAGTTTTGCAAATTGATCAATTCCACCAAAGTCTCTTCATTGTTTTCCATAAACAGGTCCTAAATCTCCTCATTTATTACAGAACTCATTATCATTCTTTAATCTTTCAACAAACTCTTGTAAAGTCTCATTATTGAACTCAGATGATTTTTTAAAATTTTCATATGGTCATTCATTTCAAATTTTTACATTATTCTCAACCAAGTATTTAATATTGGTATCACCTTTTATAAACCATAACATCTCATGAAAGATTGCTTTATAAAAAACTTTTTTAGTTGTTAGTAATGGAAAACCTTCACGTAAATCATATCTTTTTTGTACACCAAACTTAGATATTGTTCCTGTGTTTGTACGATCTTCTCTTTTTTCTCCATCTTTTAAAATTTCATTAACTAATTCTAAATATTGTTTCATATACAATCTCCTTATTTCAATGTAAAGATTATAATTCTAAAATTATTAATTTTCTTTTCTAAATATGTTGATTTTTATTTTTTTCTAAATATATTTTTCCTTTGTTAGTTAATTGTCTACCACGGCCTGTTTTTATAATTAATCTTTCTTTTAAAAAGATTGGCTCCATATTATTTAAAATTGTTTGATTAGGTACATTTATAATTTGCGCTAAGCTATCTAATGACAATGTATTATTTTCTAATAGTGTAAATAAGTAGTCTAAATCTTTTTCATTTAAACCATATTCATAAAGACCCATTTGTTTAAAAACTCATATTAAATTTTTTTCTGATAAATCTTTTATTTTTTCTGTTATCAAAAAATCATAAATTCTTTTTACTAAATTTATAGCAACTCTTGGAACTAATCGAGAAAATTTAGCAATAATCTTTGCTTGTTCAATTTCTA includes these proteins:
- a CDS encoding thymidylate synthase → MKQYLELVNEILKDGEKREDRTNTGTISKFGVQKRYDLREGFPLLTTKKVFYKAIFHEMLWFIKGDTNIKYLVENNVKIWNEWPYENFKKSSEFNNETLQEFVERLKNDNEFCNKWGDLGPVYGKQWRDFGGIDQFAKLINDIKKNPFSRRHIVSAWNPAEVDNMLLPPCHSFWQVYVSKDGWLDLQLYQRSGDVFLGVPFNIASYALLMELIAKECNLKARYFVHTIGDAHIYLNHLEQINEQLKRKPLPLCKIKINSEKSIFDIAFEDIEIEGYESHAKITGEVAV